From Deltaproteobacteria bacterium, a single genomic window includes:
- a CDS encoding universal stress protein: MFAPKKILVPTDFSKFSDAALKKAVDIAEQHGSKIYLLHVIAEHVQQCAADYCLSGEVVKQLEKDSLKASKEKLKGETDTIVKSKKIDVSYDVKTGNPSEVILAEEKAKKIDLIVIASHGKTGILKQLMGSVSRNVLKGSKSTVMLVKP; encoded by the coding sequence ATGTTCGCACCAAAAAAGATTCTCGTCCCGACAGATTTTTCGAAATTTTCAGATGCAGCATTAAAGAAAGCGGTTGATATCGCCGAACAACATGGTTCGAAAATTTACCTGCTCCACGTCATTGCCGAACATGTGCAACAATGCGCGGCAGATTATTGCCTTAGCGGGGAGGTTGTCAAACAACTGGAAAAAGATAGCCTCAAGGCATCCAAAGAGAAGCTAAAAGGAGAGACGGACACCATTGTCAAATCGAAGAAAATCGATGTTTCCTATGATGTCAAGACGGGAAACCCTTCCGAGGTCATACTGGCCGAAGAGAAAGCCAAGAAGATCGACCTGATTGTCATCGCTTCACACGGGAAAACGGGCATCCTGAAACAACTTATGGGCAGCGTCTCCAGAAATGTTCTCAAAGGGTCAAAATCCACGGTCATGCTGGTTAAACCTTGA
- the mtgA gene encoding monofunctional biosynthetic peptidoglycan transglycosylase, producing the protein MKRGAAILCAGFLASILVYFFYPDVTRLKMQNPKTTAFMEQRKGEWEEKGRKIKIKHRWVPLSRVSPYVTKAVIIAEDDKFWSHEGFDFEAIQKAIEKDLKKKRFKAGGSTISQQLSKNLYLSPSKNPVRKIKEAILTWRLEKALSKRRIIELYVNLVEWGEGIFGIEAASQHYFKKSAVSLSAYEAARLAAVLPNPRRFNAAGDSRYVQKKADLIYRIMIRRGIVIPEYDEIMSQPDDMITEESEGMEDGIETDDINTEENPEMPEEGDESGSNERVEPSVVPDLSEMADPSPI; encoded by the coding sequence ATAAAGAGGGGTGCGGCCATCTTGTGTGCCGGGTTTTTGGCCAGCATCCTTGTGTATTTTTTTTATCCTGATGTTACCAGACTAAAAATGCAAAATCCGAAGACCACGGCTTTCATGGAACAGCGAAAGGGAGAATGGGAAGAGAAGGGCAGGAAAATCAAAATCAAGCATAGGTGGGTCCCTTTAAGCCGTGTATCCCCCTATGTTACCAAAGCCGTCATCATCGCCGAGGACGATAAATTTTGGTCTCATGAGGGTTTTGATTTCGAGGCGATTCAGAAGGCTATCGAGAAAGATTTGAAGAAAAAAAGGTTCAAGGCGGGGGGGAGTACGATCAGCCAGCAACTCTCGAAGAATCTCTATCTGTCACCATCCAAAAACCCTGTTCGAAAGATAAAGGAAGCGATACTGACCTGGCGCCTTGAAAAAGCCCTTTCGAAAAGAAGAATTATTGAATTGTATGTCAATTTGGTCGAGTGGGGAGAGGGAATTTTCGGTATAGAGGCGGCATCACAACACTATTTCAAAAAGAGCGCCGTTTCCCTGTCGGCCTATGAAGCGGCACGCCTCGCGGCCGTGCTGCCAAATCCCCGTCGTTTCAACGCCGCAGGAGATTCTCGTTACGTTCAAAAAAAGGCGGATCTGATTTACCGAATCATGATCAGGCGGGGGATTGTGATTCCCGAATATGACGAGATTATGAGCCAACCCGATGACATGATTACGGAAGAATCCGAGGGCATGGAAGATGGTATTGAAACCGATGATATCAATACAGAGGAAAATCCCGAGATGCCGGAGGAGGGCGACGAGTCCGGGTCAAATGAGCGTGTAGAGCCTTCCGTCGTGCCGGATCTTTCGGAGATGGCCGATCCCTCCCCAATTTAG
- the recB gene encoding exodeoxyribonuclease V subunit beta translates to MKVFDLLNTPLEGSNLIEASAGTGKTYNIVGLFVRLILEKELTVRDILVVTYTIAATDELRDRIRRLLVLTERDLLARESQDTFVAGLIHKILLSGREDTARRLLRAAIRDFDEAAIHTIHGFCHRMLREYAFESGSLFEMDLLPDEDAVKREFARDFWRRHFYTAAPEFVAYCLEKKMSPDHYLALLKEVGLHATATIIPEFPQPDTALLESEIGRFHSLLRQTSQLWEKEKATVAKLLGQPGLKATVFGKKTDKILGSLDAFFRQKKQGFILPPDLEKVSTKKIEANTRKGYPPPEHPFFDLVEQLLDHVASLSQLFDVHLHCLSRKIVRQGQMELSLRKKSVNVLTYDDLLNDLHGALHSEKGLRLAGKIRTRFQAVLIDEFQDTDPVQYAIFKALFLENELEERRPVFVIGDPKQAIYAFRGADIFAYIEAARSMDHVYTLKENWRSEPDLLSALNVLFGTPRNPFLNKEIRYFPVSAAGRPDRATLTIDGHRETPFHWWIIPEESEANPNEVLPKDRQGQKGLAKTKQYPRVAAAVASEIARLLRLGREGRALIGEKPVEAADIAILVRTNGEVTIMRNALIDLNIPHVISSPNSVFHTSEAEDVRRILCALAEPANPFLLRAALVTDIIGMTGNDIHNLSLDEFAWEEILRRFHRFHALWDILGFIRMFRSFLDNEHLPSKILKKVDGERRLTNLLHIGELLHQAERSEHLTMHGLIKWLDDQIQTTDTQPEEYELRLDRDAKVVQVVTIHKSKGLEYPIVFCPFSWGSGGGRKKEDYLLYHDPDRSFAPILDFGSEKFTEHRRLHEEECLAEDIRLLYVALSRARHRVYFIWGRMSYLQRSAPVYLFHQPPDLEEGDLVRAVQERFRNLSHGDFRRDIQSIVALAPDAIESQALPEIREKPRYPEAVRDPFFCRRFMGKIDTTWRVASYTLLTSTREDRLSRIDDDFISQWEMKPEPEEESPVKSPSDSAQLDFYGFPGGTRSGILLHEILEKIDYRGNNSALTQEIIEKTLGRYGYDLKWLTVLQDMSEKVTTAPFPLFNGGHDHLTLSRIRPEDRRNEVEFYFPLKPISSNGLADLFHKGAAMPESALSEGPRLRCLERLQFSPLEGYLKGFIDLIFRYNGRFYLLDWKSNYLGNRPQNYSRDRLWKVMDEGFYFIQYHLYALVLHRYLALRIPKYDYDEHFGGIYYCFLRGMAPENEGKSGIFCDRPPLEMLDAMGKALIRTPSPASDV, encoded by the coding sequence ATGAAAGTTTTCGACCTTCTCAACACGCCCCTTGAGGGTTCCAATCTCATCGAAGCCAGTGCGGGAACGGGAAAGACCTATAATATCGTGGGACTGTTCGTTCGTCTCATCCTGGAAAAGGAGCTCACGGTCCGCGATATTCTTGTCGTGACCTATACCATTGCCGCAACGGATGAATTACGGGACCGTATTCGTCGTCTCCTCGTTTTAACGGAACGAGACCTTCTAGCCCGGGAAAGTCAAGATACCTTCGTCGCCGGCCTCATCCACAAAATACTTCTGTCGGGACGGGAAGATACAGCGCGCCGTCTCCTGAGGGCGGCCATTCGGGATTTCGATGAGGCGGCCATCCATACCATCCATGGTTTCTGCCATCGCATGCTCCGGGAATATGCCTTCGAGAGCGGGTCGCTATTCGAAATGGACCTGCTACCCGATGAAGATGCCGTTAAACGGGAATTCGCCCGGGACTTCTGGCGGAGGCACTTCTACACGGCAGCGCCAGAATTCGTAGCCTACTGCCTTGAAAAAAAGATGAGCCCCGACCATTATCTTGCCCTATTGAAAGAGGTTGGCCTCCATGCAACGGCAACCATTATCCCCGAATTCCCCCAGCCCGATACGGCTCTTCTGGAATCGGAAATCGGACGCTTCCATAGCCTCCTGAGACAAACAAGTCAGCTTTGGGAGAAGGAAAAGGCAACCGTCGCGAAACTTCTGGGTCAGCCAGGGCTCAAAGCCACAGTATTCGGTAAAAAAACGGATAAGATCCTGGGCAGTCTTGACGCGTTTTTCAGGCAGAAAAAACAAGGTTTTATCTTGCCCCCCGACCTAGAAAAAGTCAGCACCAAGAAAATTGAGGCAAACACCAGGAAAGGGTATCCTCCACCGGAACACCCCTTCTTCGACCTAGTGGAACAACTTCTGGATCACGTCGCTTCGCTCTCGCAATTGTTCGACGTCCACTTGCATTGTTTGAGCAGGAAAATTGTCCGCCAGGGACAGATGGAATTATCTCTGAGGAAAAAAAGCGTAAATGTTCTTACGTATGATGACCTGCTGAATGACCTTCACGGCGCACTCCATAGCGAAAAGGGACTCCGTCTCGCCGGGAAAATCCGCACCCGGTTTCAGGCTGTCCTGATCGATGAATTTCAGGACACGGATCCCGTTCAGTATGCGATTTTCAAAGCTCTTTTTCTCGAAAATGAACTGGAGGAACGAAGACCCGTTTTCGTCATCGGTGACCCGAAGCAGGCAATCTACGCCTTTCGAGGAGCGGACATCTTTGCCTATATTGAGGCTGCCCGATCTATGGACCATGTCTATACCTTGAAAGAGAACTGGCGCTCCGAGCCGGATCTCCTGTCGGCGCTGAATGTCCTGTTCGGCACCCCGCGAAACCCGTTTCTCAACAAGGAAATCCGTTATTTTCCCGTCTCGGCGGCTGGAAGGCCCGATCGGGCTACGCTGACTATCGACGGGCACAGAGAAACGCCGTTTCATTGGTGGATCATTCCGGAAGAATCGGAAGCGAATCCAAATGAGGTATTGCCGAAAGATAGGCAAGGCCAAAAGGGTTTAGCCAAAACAAAACAATATCCCCGTGTTGCTGCCGCCGTCGCTTCTGAAATTGCCCGCCTCCTCCGCTTGGGGCGGGAAGGACGGGCACTGATCGGTGAAAAACCCGTCGAAGCCGCGGATATAGCAATTCTCGTCCGGACAAACGGGGAAGTGACGATCATGCGTAACGCCCTGATCGATTTGAACATACCCCATGTCATATCCTCGCCAAACAGTGTTTTTCACACCTCGGAGGCGGAAGACGTCCGACGAATTCTCTGTGCGCTCGCGGAACCGGCTAACCCGTTTTTACTCCGCGCCGCCCTGGTCACGGATATTATAGGGATGACCGGCAACGATATTCATAATCTGTCCCTTGACGAATTCGCCTGGGAAGAAATTCTGCGCCGGTTTCACCGTTTTCACGCCTTGTGGGATATCCTTGGTTTCATCCGGATGTTCCGATCCTTTCTCGACAACGAACATCTTCCCTCTAAAATTTTAAAAAAAGTGGACGGGGAACGCCGCCTGACCAACCTGCTTCATATCGGAGAGCTCCTCCACCAGGCTGAAAGGTCTGAACACTTGACGATGCACGGCCTGATCAAATGGCTTGATGACCAGATCCAAACGACGGACACACAACCGGAAGAATACGAATTACGCCTCGACCGGGACGCAAAGGTGGTACAGGTGGTCACCATTCACAAAAGCAAAGGTCTGGAATATCCGATCGTCTTCTGCCCTTTTTCCTGGGGCAGCGGTGGCGGCAGGAAAAAGGAAGACTACCTCCTGTACCACGATCCGGATCGATCCTTCGCGCCGATTCTTGATTTCGGCTCAGAGAAATTTACAGAACATCGTCGTCTCCACGAGGAAGAATGCCTGGCGGAAGACATTCGACTTCTCTATGTCGCCCTCAGCCGGGCACGGCATCGTGTCTATTTTATCTGGGGACGCATGTCCTACCTTCAACGGTCTGCGCCCGTGTATCTTTTTCATCAACCCCCCGACCTCGAAGAAGGTGATTTGGTCAGGGCCGTCCAGGAACGCTTTCGCAATTTGAGTCATGGGGATTTTCGACGGGATATTCAATCCATCGTCGCTTTGGCACCTGACGCCATCGAGAGCCAGGCCCTTCCGGAAATTCGGGAAAAACCCCGTTACCCTGAGGCGGTAAGGGACCCGTTCTTCTGCCGCCGATTCATGGGGAAAATCGATACAACCTGGCGTGTGGCGAGCTACACGCTCCTGACATCAACCCGTGAAGACCGCCTCAGTCGAATTGACGATGACTTCATTTCACAATGGGAAATGAAACCCGAGCCGGAGGAGGAGTCTCCGGTTAAATCGCCATCCGACTCGGCGCAACTTGACTTCTACGGTTTTCCCGGCGGGACACGTTCGGGTATCCTCCTTCACGAAATCCTTGAGAAAATCGATTACAGGGGAAACAACTCCGCCCTTACGCAGGAAATCATCGAAAAAACACTCGGCCGATACGGTTATGACCTGAAATGGCTGACGGTTTTACAGGATATGAGCGAAAAGGTCACAACAGCGCCATTCCCCCTTTTCAATGGTGGCCACGATCATCTGACCCTGTCACGAATACGACCCGAAGACAGGAGAAACGAAGTGGAATTTTATTTTCCCCTGAAACCAATCTCCAGCAATGGTCTTGCCGACCTCTTCCACAAGGGAGCGGCCATGCCCGAGTCAGCGCTGTCAGAGGGCCCCCGCCTCCGCTGCTTGGAACGGCTTCAATTCAGCCCTCTCGAGGGTTATTTAAAAGGCTTCATCGATTTGATTTTCCGGTACAACGGGCGCTTTTATCTTCTGGACTGGAAGTCGAACTATCTCGGTAACCGGCCACAGAACTACTCCCGCGACCGACTGTGGAAGGTGATGGACGAAGGGTTTTATTTCATTCAGTATCACCTTTACGCCCTGGTCCTGCACCGATATCTGGCTCTTCGCATTCCGAAATACGATTATGATGAACATTTCGGCGGAATTTACTACTGTTTCCTCCGCGGGATGGCGCCAGAGAACGAAGGGAAATCCGGTATCTTCTGTGATCGCCCACCCCTGGAAATGCTGGATGCAATGGGAAAAGCGCTTATCCGCACCCCTAGCCCAGCATCGGATGTCTAA
- the metF gene encoding methylenetetrahydrofolate reductase [NAD(P)H], with amino-acid sequence MHISHILRSQRISFSFEFFPPKDRRGAERLYQTVRDLIPLKPSYVSVTYGAGGSTRELTHDLVLRISQETNLTVASHLTCVGSNQDEILEILTRYHDTGIMNIMALRGDPPAGQDCFERCAGGFGRAVELVAFIKKHFPAFGIGVAGYPEGHPETPNRLKEMDYLKEKVDAGADYICTQLFFDNRDFYDFCERCALAHIHIPIVAGIMPITSSKSMLRMAELAAGARIPARLLKAVYRAQDDKYVENVGIHWATEQIRDLIDSGVQGVHFYTLNQSKATLKIYDALGVTDSLQLSL; translated from the coding sequence ATGCACATATCCCATATTCTCCGCAGCCAGAGAATAAGTTTCAGCTTTGAATTTTTCCCGCCTAAAGATCGCCGGGGTGCGGAACGTCTTTACCAGACCGTCCGCGATCTCATTCCGCTGAAACCCTCCTACGTCAGCGTCACCTATGGTGCCGGAGGATCGACCCGGGAACTGACCCATGACCTGGTATTGCGAATCAGCCAGGAAACGAACCTGACCGTCGCATCGCACCTCACCTGTGTGGGATCCAACCAGGACGAAATACTAGAAATACTAACGCGCTATCATGATACGGGGATCATGAATATCATGGCCCTCCGGGGTGACCCTCCGGCGGGACAGGACTGTTTTGAAAGGTGTGCCGGCGGTTTCGGCCGCGCTGTGGAACTGGTTGCTTTCATCAAGAAGCATTTCCCCGCCTTCGGAATCGGCGTCGCCGGTTACCCCGAAGGCCATCCGGAAACACCGAACCGGCTCAAAGAAATGGACTATCTAAAAGAAAAAGTGGATGCCGGCGCCGATTACATCTGTACACAACTTTTCTTCGATAACAGAGACTTTTATGATTTCTGCGAACGCTGTGCCCTGGCCCATATTCACATTCCCATTGTCGCGGGGATCATGCCGATCACTTCCAGCAAAAGCATGCTGCGTATGGCGGAACTCGCCGCGGGAGCGAGAATCCCTGCCCGTCTCCTGAAGGCGGTCTACCGGGCTCAGGATGACAAGTACGTAGAAAATGTGGGTATCCACTGGGCTACGGAACAGATCCGGGATTTGATTGATAGCGGTGTCCAGGGGGTTCATTTTTATACGCTGAACCAGTCAAAAGCGACGCTTAAGATTTACGATGCCCTGGGCGTTACGGATTCACTCCAACTAAGCCTATAA
- a CDS encoding DUF2156 domain-containing protein: MTMQTLTPADYPRLKPFFEGQPHLLSVYSLPSLIAWSNEIYRPVFQVRDQILLIGAFCTPRPEENHLILPIAPGWDASPKVLCRIARELGFSTFHYVPEEYVLQHGLKELSHYFICTEQRAYEDYIYKTTDLALLKGNRYANKRNWITRFLNNNGDRHTLEAITAQNAGECVAFIEAWCRYYICSMAENESLACEKQAAVNMLNHFDELEVEGLLVRIDGVVSAFAIRTPLSENMANLTFEKAFPDIVGLYPYLDRECAKQLFAGYELINKECDMGLDGLAQSKQSYHPVMRRKSFHLQMKI, encoded by the coding sequence GATTGAAACCCTTTTTTGAAGGACAGCCCCATCTGTTGTCGGTCTATTCGCTACCCTCCTTAATCGCCTGGAGCAACGAAATCTACAGACCGGTCTTTCAAGTGCGGGATCAGATTCTCCTAATCGGCGCCTTCTGTACGCCCCGACCGGAAGAAAACCACTTGATTCTACCAATTGCACCAGGTTGGGACGCTTCACCCAAAGTGCTCTGCCGTATCGCCCGAGAGCTTGGATTTTCGACATTTCATTATGTCCCGGAAGAATATGTCCTGCAACACGGCCTCAAGGAATTATCCCACTATTTTATCTGTACCGAGCAAAGGGCATATGAAGATTATATTTATAAGACAACGGACCTTGCCCTGCTGAAAGGCAACCGCTACGCCAACAAGCGTAACTGGATTACCCGCTTTCTCAATAATAACGGGGATCGACATACTCTGGAAGCGATCACAGCACAAAATGCCGGGGAATGCGTGGCTTTCATCGAAGCCTGGTGCCGCTATTACATCTGCAGCATGGCTGAAAACGAGAGTCTTGCCTGCGAGAAACAGGCGGCTGTCAATATGCTCAATCATTTTGATGAACTGGAGGTGGAGGGGCTTTTGGTGCGCATCGATGGTGTCGTGAGTGCTTTCGCCATTCGCACGCCCCTGTCGGAAAACATGGCCAATCTGACTTTTGAGAAAGCTTTTCCTGATATTGTGGGGCTTTATCCTTATCTGGATCGTGAATGTGCCAAACAACTGTTTGCGGGCTATGAACTCATCAACAAGGAATGTGACATGGGCCTGGATGGTCTGGCCCAGTCGAAACAATCCTATCATCCGGTGATGCGGCGAAAATCATTTCACCTGCAAATGAAGATTTAG